The genomic interval AGCGTCTGCATCGTCATGGTGTTCTCTTCCATGATGTAGCTGATGCAGGGGCTGGAGTTGATGACGATCTCATAGGCCAGGCCACGGTAGCCCTTGCGGTACATCATCTCGTCGCGGGCGAAATGCTTGCCGAAGGACCAGTGCTTGTACATCAGCGGCATGCCGATGGACGAATAGGCGTCGAGCATCTGCTCGGCGGTGATGACCTCGATCTGGTTGGGATAGACGTCGAGGCCCATCTCCTTCAACGCGATGTGCTCGATGGCGTCGTAGACGCGCTTGATCTTGTCGTAATCCCATTCGACGCCGTCATACAGCAGCGCCTCGGGTCTGGTGATCACAGCGGTCATTCTCGATCTCCCCCTACCGCCCCCGATGGGGGCGGGGTTTATCCCCATGCCCCTTACGCCCCCGCCTTCTCGCGGGCGAACAGCTCGCGGAAGACCGGGAAGATTTCCCGGCGGGAGCGGACGCGGCGCATCGCCAGCGGGCGTTCCGGGCTCTGCACCTGCTTGTAGGTGCGCCACAGCTCGGTCTCGCGGCCCAGCGCCGACAGGCCCATGTTGTGTTCCGCCGCCACCTCGATGTAGGCGAAATACTGGCACATCGGCAGGATGACGTCGCGCAGCAGGGTCGCCGACTTGGCGTTGTCCGACGACATGTTGTCGCCGTCCGAGGCCTGGGCGGCGTAGATGTTCCATTCATTGTGCGGATAGCGCTCCTGCACCACCTTCTGCATCTCCTCCAGCGCCGTCGACACCACGGTGCCGCCGGTCTCGGTGGAGTAGAAGAAGGTTTCCTCGTCCACCTCCTTGGCTTCGTGGGTGTGGCGGATGAAGACGATGTCGACCGCTCTGTACCGGCGCTTCAGGAAGAGGTAGAGCAGCATGAAGAAGCGCTTGGCCAGATCCTTCATATGTTCGGTCATCGAGCCGGACACGTCCATCAGGCAGAACATCACCGCCTGGGCGATCGGCTTCGGCACCGTCTCGAACCGGTTGTAGCGGACGTCGATCGGGTCGATGAAGGGGATGCGCTTGGAGCGCAGGACGATGCGCTCCAGCTGTTCGCGCAGCGCCTGGATCTGCTCGGCATCCTCGCCCGATTCCTCCGCCTCGCGGAGAAGCTCCTCCATCTCGCGGATCTCGTCGCGCTTCGGGCGCTTCAGCGCGATGCGGCGCGACAGGCTGTTCCGCATGGTGCGGACGAGGTTCAGGTTGGCGGGCGACCCCGACACCGAATAGCCGGCCCGGGTCAGCGTGTGCGATTCCGATTGCTTGACCTTCTGCTTCACCAGATCGGGAAGCTCCAGATCCTCCAGGAAGATGTCGAGGAACTCGTCGCGCGACAGGACGAAGCGGAACTCGTCCTCGCCCTCGCCATCGGCGCTGCCCTCGCTGCCGCGGCCGCCACCGCCGCCGTCCGGGCGCTGGATGGTGTCGCCTTCAACATATTCCTTGTTGCCGGGCACGACATAGTCGCGCACCCCGCCCTGGCTGGCGCGGTGAAAGGATGGCTCGCGCACGCCGCCGGCGGCGATCGTCACCTTCTCGCCATTCTCGATATCCTGGATGCCCCGTTTTCCGGAGGCGTCGCGGACCGCCTTGACCACCTGTTCCTTGGCACGGCGAAGGAAGCGCTGGCGGTTGGCCAGGCTCTTGCCCTGCGGGTTCAGGCGACGGTCGATGATGTTCATCAAGGGGCTAGCCCTCCCACCCGTTTCGTCACGCGGCCTTCACACTCTGACAGCATTCTATGACAGTGGGGTTGCCGCGGGGCGTTGCAACACCCGCCCCGCGGCAATTAAGCCCCCCTTCAGTCCACCGGACTCAGCCGACCACGCTCAGCCCGCCTGCTTCACCCGCATGTACCACTCGACCAGCCGGCGGACCTGCCGCTCGGTGTAGCCGCGCGTCATCATGCGCGAGACGAACTCGGTGTGCTTCTTCTCGGTCTCGCCGTCCTTCTTCGAGCCGAAGCTGATGACCGGCAGCAGATCCTCGA from Azospirillum sp. TSH100 carries:
- a CDS encoding YeaH/YhbH family protein, with translation MNIIDRRLNPQGKSLANRQRFLRRAKEQVVKAVRDASGKRGIQDIENGEKVTIAAGGVREPSFHRASQGGVRDYVVPGNKEYVEGDTIQRPDGGGGGRGSEGSADGEGEDEFRFVLSRDEFLDIFLEDLELPDLVKQKVKQSESHTLTRAGYSVSGSPANLNLVRTMRNSLSRRIALKRPKRDEIREMEELLREAEESGEDAEQIQALREQLERIVLRSKRIPFIDPIDVRYNRFETVPKPIAQAVMFCLMDVSGSMTEHMKDLAKRFFMLLYLFLKRRYRAVDIVFIRHTHEAKEVDEETFFYSTETGGTVVSTALEEMQKVVQERYPHNEWNIYAAQASDGDNMSSDNAKSATLLRDVILPMCQYFAYIEVAAEHNMGLSALGRETELWRTYKQVQSPERPLAMRRVRSRREIFPVFRELFAREKAGA